From a single Apostichopus japonicus isolate 1M-3 chromosome 12, ASM3797524v1, whole genome shotgun sequence genomic region:
- the LOC139977665 gene encoding uncharacterized protein — MLHMKKLLFRHMTDEYHQEAIPHLLKSCKETKITIGSLEIHGDFPIVQLSNLPTIYERLVFHGVNLAEKDQFKAVIRTYQQMKITIEFHNSKVPEKFSEDELQNIGNLEVLRTNESNTFERLSEDGEWNKMTTATSEV, encoded by the exons ATGTTACACATGAAGAAGTTACTGTTCAGGCACATGACAGATGAGTATCACCAGGAGGCAATTCCACACTTGTTGAAGAGCTGTAAAGAGACAAAG ATCACGATTGGTTCTTTGGAGATACATGGAGACTTTCCAATTGTTCAATTGAGCAATTTACCAACCATCTACGAACGGCTTGTCTTTCACGGGGTTAATTTAGCAGAAAAAGATCAATTCAAAGCTGTCATTAGAACCTATCAACAGATGAAGATAACAATAGA GTTTCATAACAGCAAAGTTCCAGAAAAATTTTCTGAAGACGAACTACAGAATATTGGTAATTTAGAAG TGTTACGCACAAATGAAAGTAATACTTTCGAACGATTATCCGAAGATGGAGAGTGGAATAAAATGACAACAGCGACAAGTGAAGTATAG
- the LOC139977655 gene encoding uncharacterized protein isoform X1, with product MLYKALKSTIQSSSIDKPHKETLFTENCAYDSLLARRHIIFVNLRFQTERNVVDIGHIVFIMAWSIVVIFILLEQGFGQNCPSNQKVERMDTGTIYCMLDGNVQKYYWYKGSVSHTQPILRLENGVKGGEKYDDDHYDISSEGNMKIINAKLEHEGIYTFAVIFENDTIWRRSISVLITVTPSPPCPIVQSCRSCDECIVTIKPKDPTTLTCFIEKVRPIVSLYWSVERDNVTYTETESSEINNNTTDTWNISTTIRFELTCAEYITFNCTVLYDHEILEIGNTTVKLQSESCNGDNTKPTNSSMKVILTCALTTSGIVTLGLAVICYKLHRRHGGRKGTLLGEVKQKTLLEELKDISSINSYCSDCQYTITYTDNGISHVNNADELVAAFLKGERDNRVLFVGEPGIGKSHLFRDISRKWRNGEILQDFILIYIQLENVPKDACILEELMTFLRRKKSAAEANRIILDLQRKKSIVMLDGISNWSRLHNNVTNDDKGKILSIKKVLEGDVTDFSKMKIWVTSRKLDRDVKVLNTPYTRVDVIGFTESQRTVFFERLSQLKESKKKQKHKEINVRLGRKQREEKGKDVNPEERPLNANVLEDISSAWQTHIEDIITDGCNDYLSRSPLIARLFASIYLNNCNGDNKTLVDDLFRFITEEEKEQTMESLVKSGNCDLLACLLEVGTHDKEEYNKYAMLLHMKKLLFMHMTDEYYQNAILHLLKTCKERKTEFTSLEIYGDSPIVQLRELPIIHDQLVFHRVHLATTDEFKAVISMVHKKTKTIKFHNSTVPERLSENELQDIGNFEVLRNNDGNTFERLSEDGEWKEMTTVTSEV from the exons GTTTTGGCCAAAATTGTCCTTCGAATCAGAAAGTCGAAAGAATGGATACAGGAACCATATACTGCATGCTTGACGGTAACGTGCAAAAATACTATTGGTACAAGGGCTCAGTATCACACACTCAACCAATTCTTAGATTAGAGAATGGTGTAAAAGGTGGGGAGAAATATGACGATGACCATTATGACATCTCCTCTGAAGGGAACATGAAAATTATCAATGCTAAGCTGGAACACGAGGGCATATATACGTTTGCTGTAATTTTTGAGAATGACACGATATGGAGACGGTCTATTTCAGTTTTAATAACAG ttACTCCGTCGCCTCCATGCCCTATTGTTCAGTCTTGTCGTAGCTGCGATGAATGTATTGTAACAATTAAGCCCAAGGACCCTACCACTTTAACCTGCTTCATAGAAAAGGTTCGTCCGATAGTTAGTTTGTATTGGAGCGTCGAAAGAGATAACGTTACTTACACCGAGACGGAATCATCAGAGATCAATAACAATACAACTGATACCTGGAATATATCCACTACTATTCGGTTTGAATTAACATGTGCGGAATATATTACGTTTAACTGCACTGTTCTTTATGATCACGAAATATTGGAGATTGGAAATACAACAGTTAAACTACAGTCAG AAAGTTGTAATGGAGACAACACAAAGCCAACCAACTCTTCAATGAAAGTAATTTTAACGTGTGCTTTGACTACCTCAGGAATAGTAACTCTTGGCCTCGCCGTAATTTGCTACAAGCTACATCGACGTCACGGTGGACGGAAAG GAACGTTGTTGGGAGAAGTAAAACAGAAGACGTTGTTAGAAGAATTGAAAGATATCTCTTCAATAAACAGTTATTGTAGTGACTGTCAGTACACAATAACGTATACAGACAACGGTATATCACATGTAAATAATGCTGATGAACTGGTTGCTGCATTTTTAAAGGGCGAGCGGGATAACCGAGTATTATTTGTCGGCGAGCCTGGTATTGGCAAATCACATTTATTTCGGGACATATCAAGAAAGTGGAGGAATGGAGAAATCCTTCAAGATTTTATTCTGATCTACATTCAACTTGAGAATGTTCCAAAAGATGCTTGCATATTGGAGGAACTCATGACATTTTTGAGACGCAAAAAGTCTGCGGCAGAAGCTAACAGAATCATTTTAGATCTACAAAGGAAAAAGAGCATTGTGATGTTAGATGGAATAAGCAATTGGTCAAGGCTTCATAATAATGTAACGAATGATGACAAGGGGAAAATATTAAGTATCAAGAAGGTATTAGAGGGTGATGTTACTGACTTtagcaaaatgaaaatttgggtCACTTCCCGTAAACTTGACCGTGACGTGAAAGTTTTGAACACACCTTACACAAGGGTAGATGTGATCGGGTTTACCGAATCACAAAGAACTGTTTTCTTCGAAAGATTAAGTCAACtcaaagaaagtaaaaagaagcaaaaacacaaagaaataaatgtacGTTTAGGAAGAAAACAACGGGAAGAAAAAGGCAAGGACGTTAACCCTGAGGAAAGACCCTTGAATGCCAACGTTTTAGAAGATATATCGAGTGCTTGGCAAACCCATATTGAAGATATAATTACTGATGGATGTAATGATTATCTTTCTAGATCTCCATTAATTGCAAGGTTGTTTGCCTCGATTTACTTAAATAACTGCAATGGAGATAACAAAACACTGGTGGATGATTTGTTCAGGTTTATTACAGAGGAAGAGAAGGAGCAAACCATGGAGAGTCTTGTAAAATCTGGTAACTGTGATCTATTAGCATGTTTGCTGGAAGTCGGAACACATGATAAAGAGGAGTACAACAAATACGCTATGTTGCTACACATGAAGAAGTTACTGTTCATGCACATGACAGATGAGTACTACCAGAATGCAATTCTACACTTGTTGAAGACTTGTAAAGAGAGAAAG ACCGAATTTACATCTTTGGAGATATATGGAGACTCCCCAATTGTTCAATTAAGAGAGTTACCAATAATACACGATCAGCTTGTCTTTCACCGGGTCCATTTAGCGACCACAGATGAATTTAAAGCTGTCATAAGCATGGTTCATAAAAAGACGAAGACAATAAA gTTTCATAACAGCACAGTTCCAGAAAGACTTTCTGAAAACGAACTGCAGGATATTGGTAATTTCGAAG TGCTACGAAATAATGACGGTAATACCTTCGAACGATTATCCGAAGATGGAGAGTGGAAGGAAATGACAACAGTGACAAGCGAAGTATAG
- the LOC139977655 gene encoding uncharacterized protein isoform X2, translated as MAWSIVVIFILLEQGFGQNCPSNQKVERMDTGTIYCMLDGNVQKYYWYKGSVSHTQPILRLENGVKGGEKYDDDHYDISSEGNMKIINAKLEHEGIYTFAVIFENDTIWRRSISVLITVTPSPPCPIVQSCRSCDECIVTIKPKDPTTLTCFIEKVRPIVSLYWSVERDNVTYTETESSEINNNTTDTWNISTTIRFELTCAEYITFNCTVLYDHEILEIGNTTVKLQSESCNGDNTKPTNSSMKVILTCALTTSGIVTLGLAVICYKLHRRHGGRKGTLLGEVKQKTLLEELKDISSINSYCSDCQYTITYTDNGISHVNNADELVAAFLKGERDNRVLFVGEPGIGKSHLFRDISRKWRNGEILQDFILIYIQLENVPKDACILEELMTFLRRKKSAAEANRIILDLQRKKSIVMLDGISNWSRLHNNVTNDDKGKILSIKKVLEGDVTDFSKMKIWVTSRKLDRDVKVLNTPYTRVDVIGFTESQRTVFFERLSQLKESKKKQKHKEINVRLGRKQREEKGKDVNPEERPLNANVLEDISSAWQTHIEDIITDGCNDYLSRSPLIARLFASIYLNNCNGDNKTLVDDLFRFITEEEKEQTMESLVKSGNCDLLACLLEVGTHDKEEYNKYAMLLHMKKLLFMHMTDEYYQNAILHLLKTCKERKTEFTSLEIYGDSPIVQLRELPIIHDQLVFHRVHLATTDEFKAVISMVHKKTKTIKFHNSTVPERLSENELQDIGNFEVLRNNDGNTFERLSEDGEWKEMTTVTSEV; from the exons GTTTTGGCCAAAATTGTCCTTCGAATCAGAAAGTCGAAAGAATGGATACAGGAACCATATACTGCATGCTTGACGGTAACGTGCAAAAATACTATTGGTACAAGGGCTCAGTATCACACACTCAACCAATTCTTAGATTAGAGAATGGTGTAAAAGGTGGGGAGAAATATGACGATGACCATTATGACATCTCCTCTGAAGGGAACATGAAAATTATCAATGCTAAGCTGGAACACGAGGGCATATATACGTTTGCTGTAATTTTTGAGAATGACACGATATGGAGACGGTCTATTTCAGTTTTAATAACAG ttACTCCGTCGCCTCCATGCCCTATTGTTCAGTCTTGTCGTAGCTGCGATGAATGTATTGTAACAATTAAGCCCAAGGACCCTACCACTTTAACCTGCTTCATAGAAAAGGTTCGTCCGATAGTTAGTTTGTATTGGAGCGTCGAAAGAGATAACGTTACTTACACCGAGACGGAATCATCAGAGATCAATAACAATACAACTGATACCTGGAATATATCCACTACTATTCGGTTTGAATTAACATGTGCGGAATATATTACGTTTAACTGCACTGTTCTTTATGATCACGAAATATTGGAGATTGGAAATACAACAGTTAAACTACAGTCAG AAAGTTGTAATGGAGACAACACAAAGCCAACCAACTCTTCAATGAAAGTAATTTTAACGTGTGCTTTGACTACCTCAGGAATAGTAACTCTTGGCCTCGCCGTAATTTGCTACAAGCTACATCGACGTCACGGTGGACGGAAAG GAACGTTGTTGGGAGAAGTAAAACAGAAGACGTTGTTAGAAGAATTGAAAGATATCTCTTCAATAAACAGTTATTGTAGTGACTGTCAGTACACAATAACGTATACAGACAACGGTATATCACATGTAAATAATGCTGATGAACTGGTTGCTGCATTTTTAAAGGGCGAGCGGGATAACCGAGTATTATTTGTCGGCGAGCCTGGTATTGGCAAATCACATTTATTTCGGGACATATCAAGAAAGTGGAGGAATGGAGAAATCCTTCAAGATTTTATTCTGATCTACATTCAACTTGAGAATGTTCCAAAAGATGCTTGCATATTGGAGGAACTCATGACATTTTTGAGACGCAAAAAGTCTGCGGCAGAAGCTAACAGAATCATTTTAGATCTACAAAGGAAAAAGAGCATTGTGATGTTAGATGGAATAAGCAATTGGTCAAGGCTTCATAATAATGTAACGAATGATGACAAGGGGAAAATATTAAGTATCAAGAAGGTATTAGAGGGTGATGTTACTGACTTtagcaaaatgaaaatttgggtCACTTCCCGTAAACTTGACCGTGACGTGAAAGTTTTGAACACACCTTACACAAGGGTAGATGTGATCGGGTTTACCGAATCACAAAGAACTGTTTTCTTCGAAAGATTAAGTCAACtcaaagaaagtaaaaagaagcaaaaacacaaagaaataaatgtacGTTTAGGAAGAAAACAACGGGAAGAAAAAGGCAAGGACGTTAACCCTGAGGAAAGACCCTTGAATGCCAACGTTTTAGAAGATATATCGAGTGCTTGGCAAACCCATATTGAAGATATAATTACTGATGGATGTAATGATTATCTTTCTAGATCTCCATTAATTGCAAGGTTGTTTGCCTCGATTTACTTAAATAACTGCAATGGAGATAACAAAACACTGGTGGATGATTTGTTCAGGTTTATTACAGAGGAAGAGAAGGAGCAAACCATGGAGAGTCTTGTAAAATCTGGTAACTGTGATCTATTAGCATGTTTGCTGGAAGTCGGAACACATGATAAAGAGGAGTACAACAAATACGCTATGTTGCTACACATGAAGAAGTTACTGTTCATGCACATGACAGATGAGTACTACCAGAATGCAATTCTACACTTGTTGAAGACTTGTAAAGAGAGAAAG ACCGAATTTACATCTTTGGAGATATATGGAGACTCCCCAATTGTTCAATTAAGAGAGTTACCAATAATACACGATCAGCTTGTCTTTCACCGGGTCCATTTAGCGACCACAGATGAATTTAAAGCTGTCATAAGCATGGTTCATAAAAAGACGAAGACAATAAA gTTTCATAACAGCACAGTTCCAGAAAGACTTTCTGAAAACGAACTGCAGGATATTGGTAATTTCGAAG TGCTACGAAATAATGACGGTAATACCTTCGAACGATTATCCGAAGATGGAGAGTGGAAGGAAATGACAACAGTGACAAGCGAAGTATAG